From Candoia aspera isolate rCanAsp1 chromosome 4, rCanAsp1.hap2, whole genome shotgun sequence, a single genomic window includes:
- the LOC134495847 gene encoding histone H2B 1/2/3/4/6-like — MPEPAKSAPVPKKGSKKAITKTQKKGDKKRKKSRKESYSIYVYKVLKQVHPDTGISSKAMSIMNSFVNDIFERIAAEASRLAHYNKRSTITSREIQTAVRLLLPGELAKHAVSEGTKAVTKYTSSK, encoded by the coding sequence ATGCCCGAGCCGGCCAAGTCCGCGCCGGTGCCCAAGAAGGGCTCCAAGAAGGCCATCACCAAGACGCAGAAGAAGGGCGACAAGAAGCGCAAGAAGAGCCGCAAGGAGAGCTACTCCATCTACGTGTACAAGGTGCTGAAGCAGGTCCACCCGGACACGGGCATCTCCTCCAAGGCCATGAGCATCATGAACTCCTTCGTCAACGACATCTTCGAGCGCATCGCGGCCGAGGCCTCCCGCCTGGCGCACTACAACAAGCGCTCCACCATCACCTCCCGCGAGATCCAGACGGCCGTGCGCCTGCTGCTGCCCGGCGAGCTGGCCAAGCACGCCGTCTCCGAGGGCACCAAGGCCGTCACCAAGTATACCAGCTCCAAGTAG
- the LOC134495846 gene encoding histone H2A type 2-C-like, whose translation MSGRGKQGGKARAKAKTRSSRAGLQFPVGRVHRLLRKGNYAERVGAGAPVYLAAVLEYLTAEILELAGNAARDNKKTRIIPRHLQLAIRNDEELNKLLGKVTIAQGGVLPNIQAVLLPKKTESHKAKGK comes from the coding sequence atgtccgGACGCGGAAAGCAAGGCGGCAAGGCGCGGGCCAAGGCCAAGACGCGCTCGTCCCGCGCCGGGCTGCAGTTCCCCGTGGGCCGCGTGCACCGGCTGCTGCGCAAGGGCAACTACGCGGAGCGCGTCGGGGCCGGGGCGCCCGTCTACCTGGCCGCGGTGCTGGAGTACCTGACGGCCGAGATCCTGGAGCTGGCGGGCAACGCGGCGCGGGACAACAAGAAGACGCGCATCATCCCGCGCCACCTGCAGCTGGCCATCCGCAACGACGAGGAGCTGAACAAGCTGCTGGGCAAGGTGACCATCGCCCAGGGGGGCGTCCTGCCCAACATCCAGGCCGTCCTGCTGCCCAAGAAGACCGAGAGCCACAAGGCGAAGGGCAAGTGA